GAGGACGCAAGCGCAGAAATCCACAGAGCCTTCGGATCCCCAAGGGCGTGCGCTTCATATCCGGACGAAGGGGATCCCTGGATGCGAACGCGCAAGAACTCCCTAATCCCCGCGGGGGACTGTAGGGCAAATGTGGCACGAGCCTTCACAGATGAACGGTTCAGTGTCTTCCATCCCTGCATCTTGCGAAGGGCTGGACGAACAAAAACCTCAAAACACACCTGCGCTGCTACGGGATCACCCGGGAGACAAAAGATTGGAGTTGCGGTGGTTTCATCGCCCTCAACGCTGACGGTGCCGACCCCCAGCATCGCTCCCGGCTGGCCGCTGACAGTGTCGAATCGTACAGTCCCGTGGGATCCCAACGTCTCCCTCACCGTATTACCTGAGCCGTGGGAAAGACCGCCGGTAGTGACAATCAAGTCGGCCCGCATCAGTTGGTCGTCGATCATTTGCCGCAGGGCAGCTCGGTCATCTCCAACCGCGACCGCATGGAAAGTCTCCGCACCCACCTCAGATGCTGAAGCAACTAGAGCTTGGCCGTTGATGTCGACAACACTTCCTTCACGGGGAGCTGAGCCGGGTTCAACCAGTTCGTCACCGACGGAGAGAATCACGACTCTCGGGCGTGGATGTACGAGGACGCGCGCGCGCCCAGCTGCCGCGATCGCCCCAATTTGCGGGGGTCCCAGCCTGGTCCTCTTCGGAACGACGACGCTACCCTGTTTGATGTCTTCACCCTGGAGACGGACGTTGTCACCCACATCCACGCCCACGTTGACTG
This genomic stretch from Schaalia sp. JY-X169 harbors:
- the glp gene encoding gephyrin-like molybdotransferase Glp, which translates into the protein MRSVADIYQDCLSNADQQAPLDLLLLDAVGCVLAEDVVAVADYPASNVASRDGYALRAGDVTMATALTHVELPVTGEIRAGQAHAGGLAPNTAVRIASGAPLPIGADAVVALTDTDQGESLVSVNVGVDVGDNVRLQGEDIKQGSVVVPKRTRLGPPQIGAIAAAGRARVLVHPRPRVVILSVGDELVEPGSAPREGSVVDINGQALVASASEVGAETFHAVAVGDDRAALRQMIDDQLMRADLIVTTGGLSHGSGNTVRETLGSHGTVRFDTVSGQPGAMLGVGTVSVEGDETTATPIFCLPGDPVAAQVCFEVFVRPALRKMQGWKTLNRSSVKARATFALQSPAGIREFLRVRIQGSPSSGYEAHALGDPKALWISALASSNALAVIPEETTSVPEGTLLTCMLLD